From Pseudomonadota bacterium, the proteins below share one genomic window:
- a CDS encoding DUF2306 domain-containing protein, which yields MTAYPRLAALRSAGLMLLCTALVGGLCIAVARYLVVSPDEYSFVQQRAVYAAKQPILMLHVGAGIAAMVLGLGQFLGRRWRMTRAAHRTLGCAYVGAVLLSAGAGLNLSTSTFEGPPTGVAFAALAILWVTSTLMALARAMVGDHAGHRRWIIRSYAMSCSALTMRTQLGAAIYGAGLSMADAYVIAAWGGWALNLIVVEWWILARQPGAAREAPRQRASAQVGSPAYQAGVIAAYRVE from the coding sequence ATGACGGCCTACCCGCGCTTGGCAGCGCTGCGCTCAGCGGGGCTGATGCTGCTCTGTACGGCGCTCGTCGGGGGGCTGTGCATCGCCGTCGCCCGCTACCTCGTGGTGTCGCCCGATGAGTATTCCTTCGTCCAGCAGCGCGCCGTCTACGCAGCTAAGCAGCCGATTCTGATGCTCCACGTGGGCGCCGGGATCGCGGCCATGGTGCTGGGCCTGGGACAATTCCTGGGGCGGCGTTGGCGGATGACGCGGGCGGCGCACCGCACGCTCGGGTGCGCCTACGTGGGCGCAGTGCTGCTGAGCGCCGGGGCGGGCCTGAACCTGTCCACGAGCACCTTTGAGGGGCCGCCGACGGGTGTCGCCTTCGCCGCCCTGGCCATCCTCTGGGTGACCAGTACGCTGATGGCCCTGGCGCGCGCCATGGTCGGTGATCACGCCGGCCATCGCCGCTGGATCATCCGCTCCTACGCGATGAGTTGTTCCGCGCTCACGATGCGCACGCAGCTGGGCGCTGCGATCTACGGCGCTGGCCTCAGCATGGCCGATGCCTACGTCATCGCTGCCTGGGGCGGGTGGGCCCTGAACCTGATCGTCGTGGAGTGGTGGATTCTCGCGCGCCAGCCTGGGGCGGCGAGGGAGGCGCCACGCCAGCGGGCGAGTGCGCAGGTGGGCTCGCCTGCTTACCAGGCGGGGGTGATCGCTGCCTATCGAGTAGAATAG